One Thermoanaerobacter kivui genomic window, ATATCTATACACTTTTATATTACCTAAATATGGTAAATCCTCTGATACATGATACACAAAGTTATTGTAAATCTCAAGATTAAGAACTCCTAAATCTAAATTAAGATATTTATTGGCAAAGTCGTAAAACAGCTCTAATCCTTTTTTGTTGTTACTATTCTTTCTTTTTGTGAATTTATAATCTTCGTTATCACTATCTTTTTTTCTTAATTTTGCGATAAAATGTCCCTCTCCTTTAAGTTTGTGAGGCCATAACCTTATGCATTTGCTTAAATCTTCTGGACCTTCTACCCATTCAGGATGTCCTTTGTCGAAGTATTTGCACACTTCACTTTCCTCAACTTCAAATTCCAGATGTTCTTCTAAAAATTTTTTTATAACTCCTTCGTTTTCTTCAGGTGAAAAAGTGCAAGTAGAATAGACTAAAATGCCGCCAGGCTTCAATAACGGCGCCACATTTCTAAGTATATTTTTTTGTATTATAGAGCAGCTCATGACATTATTTAAAGACCATATCTTCCTTGCCGTAGGGTCTTTCCTAAACATTCCCTCTCCTGAGCAAGGAGCATCAACCAAAATCTTATCAAAATACCCCTTAAATGCGGAAGCCAATTTTTCAGGACTTTCGTTTGTTATCACAATATTTCTTATTCCCATTCTCTCTATATTTTCCACCAGCGCTTTTATCCTTTTGTTGTCTATTTCATTCGCCACAATAATTCCCTTATCGCCAATTTTTGTAGCTATGTGAGTAGTCTTCCCGCCCGGCGCTGCACTTACATCGAGAATTTTTTCTCCTGGCTTAGGGTCTAATACCTCCACAACTGCCATCGCTGTAGGCTCTTGAATGTAGTAAAGTCCTAAAATATGGTACAAATGGTTGCCCGCCTTTTCTTCTTTATCATAATAAAACCCAGTTGGGCACCAAGGAATTGGGGTTATCTCAAAAGGAACAATTTTTTTAAACTCTTCTACACCGATTTTTAATGTATTCACTCTTAAGCCTTTTTGAGACTTTTTGTCGTATTCCTTTAAAAAATCTTCATACTCTTCTTTAAGTAATTGCTCCATTCTCTTCAAAAACTCTTCTTTTACTGTAATTTTCATCTTATTACTACCCCTATCTTATTGATTGAATAATATACTGACATTTTGCACAGTTCGCTCCTGGGATATCGCAGGCTAAACTAGCGCTCGATCTCGAACTCCAGCGGGGTTTCCGGGCACAATCGGCCTCCTTGCCTCAGGTGCCCGCCTCCGCCCTCCATGGCTCCGGCCCCGCTTCCGTTCTTCAGTCTCGCTAAGTTTAGCTTCTGCTCTATCAAGTCGCTTTACTTTTGCAAAATGTCAGATATATATAAAATTGACAACTAATCTTTTAGATTACTAATAACTTTCCCATTATTTTCAGCTGATAATAATATTTTATCCAAAATAACCTGGTCTTTGTAGGCTTCCTCAAAAGTGGGTGTCTCACTAAATACAATTTTATCCTCTACAATATTTGTAAAAAAGTTTATGAGACTTGCCATGTGTAAATCTACCATCCATCCAAGAGAATATTTTTCTTGGGGATATATTAACTGTACATATTTAGTAAATTTACTTTCTTTATCATAATCACCAATTATTTTCATATTCTCTTGCTTTTTATATAATACAGCATATCGAGGATGTTTTGTAGATATTTTTATTGAGCCCTTTGTACCGTATATTTCAAATCGAGTCTCCTCCTCAAGGTCAGGAGATATCCGGGAAGCTTCAATGCTTCCCCATCTATCACTTTCATCGCCTGTTCATAATGAAGGTAATTAGGGGTACATATGTCGACAGCATCAAGGTCACCATCTTCCAACATTTCTTCAATACTTTTTACACCTTTTTCAAAAAAATGTGGTATATCTTCTATGTTATTCTTGTACACAGGTCCAAGTTTCACTTCAAAAGGAAGGTTTTTAAATAATAAAGGCATTGAAAAACAAGCTATAGAATGGATTGTCCCAATAAACCCAAGCCCTACAAAACCAAGTTTTATTTCTTTTTTTGCCATTAAAATCACCTCTTTTTAAAATTCCGATATAAAAGGTATATTTTAATTATAACATTAATGGCACATAAAAAAGAACAGTCCCATTTTAAAATCGACTGTTCTTAGTGAAATTATACACATACCATTTCTTTATCGTATGTCTCTTCTAAAAAACCTAAAATGATCGGTCCAATCTTATCTATATCTACCAAAAAAGAGTCATGACCTTGCATTGAAGATATTTCCTCAAATCTGCCGCATCCTCCTGTAGCATTGAGTTTTTTGATAAAGTCTTTCATGTATTTGGATGGAAATATCATATCTGTATCTATGCCTATCATTAGTATTTCCGCTTTAATCCTCTTAAGTGCCATCTTCAAGGAGCCGTAAGGCTTTGTAATATCATGTTCATTCATAGCCCACAAAATATATAAATACGAATTTGCATCAAATCTGTTTATAAAAGATAGCCCATGATAGTTGAGGTAATTTTCCACTTCAAAGTTGTTTTCATCTCTTAATCTGTCAAATCTATGGTCAAATAGGTCACCACTTTTGTATGTTATCATCCCAAGCATTCTGGCAGTACTTAAGCCTTTATCAGGTTTATGTGGTTTATCATAGTAATCACCGCCGTAGAAATAGGGGTCATTGAGTATACATTGGATTCCTACATGATTATATGCAATATTGAGAGGAGTGAGTTTATAATCAGCAGCTATGACTATCGCTTTATCCACTAAATCCGGGTATGTCACTGCCCACTCTAAAGCTTGCATTCCTCCCATAGAGCCCCCTATAACCGCTTTTATGCGATCTATGCCGACATAATCTAAGAGAAGTTTTTGCACTTTTACCATGTCTCTTATGTTAATCTTTGGAAATCCCAAACCGTAAGGTTTCCCTGTCTTAGGGTCTATAGAAGAAGGACCTGTCGTTCCATAACAACTGCCAAGAAAGTTAGAGCATATGACAAAATATTTGTTTGTATCAATATATTTACCTGGCCCAATTAAAGGGTCCCACCAGCCCACGTTATTTTTCCCAGGATGCACACCTGCTGCATGGGCACTACCACTTAATGCGTGTTCCACAAGTATCACGTTATTTTTTTCTTTATTTAATTTTCCATAAGTTTCATAAACAATAGTAAGTTCATCAAAGCTATATCCACTTTCTGTAGTGAATATATTTTTCCCTTTTAGTGTAACCTTTTTTTCCTCAACTATCATCTACATCAACCTTTCCTTATCTATTTTTGCGATGCATAAAGGGCATTATCAAGGTCTTCTAATATATCTTCTATATCCTCAAGTCCTACAGAAAGTCTTATCATATCCTCCGTAACACCAGAAGCTAACTGTTCTTCTTTTGATAACTGCTGATGAGTCGTGCTGGCTGGATGTATAACCAAAGACTTTGCATCCCCTATATTAGCAAGATGAGTAAATAATTTTAAACTCTCTATAAACTTAATGCCTGCTTTTAATCCACCTTTTATGCCAAAAGTCAAAACTCCTCCTTGACCTCTTGGCAAATACTTTTGTGCCAAAGCATAATAAGGACTTGATTTAAGTCCTGGATAATTCACCCACGAAACGTAGGGATGAGAAGCTAAAAACTCTGCAACTTTTAAAGCATTTTGACTGTGCCTTTCCATCCTAAGAGATAGAGTCTCTAATCCTTGTGCGAATAAAAATGCATTAAAGGGACTCAAAGCAGTACCCAAATCCCTTAAAAGCTGCACCCTCGCTTTTACAATATAAGCCGCTTCACCTACATCTTTTACATACCTTATACCATGATAACTTGGATCTGGTTCTGTAAGTTCTGGAAACTTTCCATTGTTCCAATTAAATTTTCCAGAATCTACTATAACTCCACCTATAGAAGTCCCATGTCCACCTATAAATTTAGTCGCCGAATGTACCACTATATCAGCCCCAAACTCGATAGGCCGTGCAAGGTAAGGAGTTGCAAAAGTATTATCTACAATGAGAGGAATTCCTGCAGTGTGTGCAATTTCTGCTATTTTTTCAATGTCAGCAACATCAATCTTGGGATTGCCAATAGTTTCAACGTATAAAGCCTTTGTTTTATCTGTTATTTGCCTCCTAAAATTTTCAGGGTCACTGGGGTCCACAAATTTAAAATTTATTCCAAACTTCTTTAAAGTAGTTGCAAAAAGGTTGTAAGTACCCCCATAAAGATTAGTAGAAGAGACCACTTCGTCTCCCATCCCTGCTATATTAGTAACAGCTAATGTTATAGCAGCTTGCCCTGAAGATACAGCAAGAGCACCTACCCCACCTTCTAAAGCTGCCATTCTCTTTTCAAAAGCGTTAATAGTGGGATTCATCATTCGGGTATAAATATATCCTTCTTCTTTTAAGGCAAACAAATCTGCCGCGTGCTTTGTACTTTTAAAAGCAAAAGATGAAGTTTGATATATAGGAAGCGCTACAGCTCCTGTGGTCGGGTCTGGCTCCCAACCTTCATGAATTGCCAAAGTAGAAAAACCATATTTTTTAGGCATATTTCTATCTCCTTTCCTAGTTCAAATTACCTCTACCAAATCTTCAAACTCTTTTAATTGTCCCTCATCTATATCTTCCTGTAGCACTTTATAAATTGCTTTTATTTCTGCAATTTTTTCATCCTTTATTTTTTTTACAAATGCATTAATATTTGCTTTTACTCTAATTACAGCTACAAAAATATCATTTTCATATGAAGACTCCAAAATTAAAGCTCCTTCTCTCTTAAAGAAATTTAAAATTTCTTGTAGATTCAAAATATCTCCTTTGTGCATTTTAAATCTTATATAAAATGTATCTGTGAAGCTGCCTTCAGAAACTGGAAGAAACTTTGCTACATTATTACCTTTAATGTTGTAATTTAATAGTACATCAAGTAAATCTGCTACAACAGCATCCCCAGTAGGAAGTTCTCCTGCTCCTCTTCCTACAAAGACGTATTCTCCAAAACTATCTCCTTTCAATATAATTGCATTATTTACATCGCTTACTTTTGATAAAATATTGCTTTCTTCCACTACTACCGGTTCTACTCCTGCAAAAATGTTATCTTTGACTTTTTTCCCCCACGCAAGTAATTTTATTTTATACCCCCATTTGGCGATATAGTTTATGTCTTCTTTTGTAATCCCATCAATTCCACTTCTCGTTATAGAATTTACTGGCACATTTACATTGAATACTTTGCGCATGAGAATAATCAGTTTATACAGTGAATCAAAACCCTTTACATCATAATCGGGATTTAATTCCGCATACCCTAATTCTTGGGCTTCAATAAGCGCTTCTTCATAGCTTTTCCCCTTGGTGGACATTTGCGTAAGAATATAGTTAGTCGTGCCATTTATTATTCCACCTACAAAATCAATTTCATCCGTTATTTTTAATCTATCGATTTGATGAAGTATAGGTATAGCTCCTCCAACGCTTGCCTCGCATTTTAAAAATACTCCATTTTTTTCCGCTATTTCATTTAAATCCTCTCCATGTTTGGCTATTAACTCTTTATTTGCAGTTATAACATGTTTACCTTCAGACAAAGCTTCCTTCACATATTCATAAGCTGGATGAACGCCTCCAATTGCTTCAATGACTATTTTTATCTCTTTATCTTTTAAAATTTCTTCAGCATTCTGTGTAAGAAGTCCTTGCACATTTACTTTTCTTGGTTTGTTGAGATTTTTAATAAGTATCCCTTTTATTTCAGGATAAAACCCAGTGCTCTCTTTTATATGACCTCCTCTTGAAGTTATCAATCTATATACTCCTGTTCCTACTGTTCCAAGTCCCAATAACCCGATTTTTACTGTCATGTTACACCTCCCGATAAATTTTTAGGCCCTCTTCAAAATGAGAAGAGGGCCTAATAATCCGCCACTCCTCTCATCTCTCAGGTTAGATAACCTAACCTGCAGGATTTGGCACCAGACGCATATAAATGCCGGTTGCCGGGTTTCATCGGGCCAGTC contains:
- a CDS encoding homoserine dehydrogenase, whose translation is MTVKIGLLGLGTVGTGVYRLITSRGGHIKESTGFYPEIKGILIKNLNKPRKVNVQGLLTQNAEEILKDKEIKIVIEAIGGVHPAYEYVKEALSEGKHVITANKELIAKHGEDLNEIAEKNGVFLKCEASVGGAIPILHQIDRLKITDEIDFVGGIINGTTNYILTQMSTKGKSYEEALIEAQELGYAELNPDYDVKGFDSLYKLIILMRKVFNVNVPVNSITRSGIDGITKEDINYIAKWGYKIKLLAWGKKVKDNIFAGVEPVVVEESNILSKVSDVNNAIILKGDSFGEYVFVGRGAGELPTGDAVVADLLDVLLNYNIKGNNVAKFLPVSEGSFTDTFYIRFKMHKGDILNLQEILNFFKREGALILESSYENDIFVAVIRVKANINAFVKKIKDEKIAEIKAIYKVLQEDIDEGQLKEFEDLVEVI
- a CDS encoding homocysteine synthase, with protein sequence MPKKYGFSTLAIHEGWEPDPTTGAVALPIYQTSSFAFKSTKHAADLFALKEEGYIYTRMMNPTINAFEKRMAALEGGVGALAVSSGQAAITLAVTNIAGMGDEVVSSTNLYGGTYNLFATTLKKFGINFKFVDPSDPENFRRQITDKTKALYVETIGNPKIDVADIEKIAEIAHTAGIPLIVDNTFATPYLARPIEFGADIVVHSATKFIGGHGTSIGGVIVDSGKFNWNNGKFPELTEPDPSYHGIRYVKDVGEAAYIVKARVQLLRDLGTALSPFNAFLFAQGLETLSLRMERHSQNALKVAEFLASHPYVSWVNYPGLKSSPYYALAQKYLPRGQGGVLTFGIKGGLKAGIKFIESLKLFTHLANIGDAKSLVIHPASTTHQQLSKEEQLASGVTEDMIRLSVGLEDIEDILEDLDNALYASQK
- the metX gene encoding homoserine O-acetyltransferase MetX — encoded protein: MIVEEKKVTLKGKNIFTTESGYSFDELTIVYETYGKLNKEKNNVILVEHALSGSAHAAGVHPGKNNVGWWDPLIGPGKYIDTNKYFVICSNFLGSCYGTTGPSSIDPKTGKPYGLGFPKINIRDMVKVQKLLLDYVGIDRIKAVIGGSMGGMQALEWAVTYPDLVDKAIVIAADYKLTPLNIAYNHVGIQCILNDPYFYGGDYYDKPHKPDKGLSTARMLGMITYKSGDLFDHRFDRLRDENNFEVENYLNYHGLSFINRFDANSYLYILWAMNEHDITKPYGSLKMALKRIKAEILMIGIDTDMIFPSKYMKDFIKKLNATGGCGRFEEISSMQGHDSFLVDIDKIGPIILGFLEETYDKEMVCV
- a CDS encoding RsmB/NOP family class I SAM-dependent RNA methyltransferase, which produces MKITVKEEFLKRMEQLLKEEYEDFLKEYDKKSQKGLRVNTLKIGVEEFKKIVPFEITPIPWCPTGFYYDKEEKAGNHLYHILGLYYIQEPTAMAVVEVLDPKPGEKILDVSAAPGGKTTHIATKIGDKGIIVANEIDNKRIKALVENIERMGIRNIVITNESPEKLASAFKGYFDKILVDAPCSGEGMFRKDPTARKIWSLNNVMSCSIIQKNILRNVAPLLKPGGILVYSTCTFSPEENEGVIKKFLEEHLEFEVEESEVCKYFDKGHPEWVEGPEDLSKCIRLWPHKLKGEGHFIAKLRKKDSDNEDYKFTKRKNSNNKKGLELFYDFANKYLNLDLGVLNLEIYNNFVYHVSEDLPYLGNIKVYRYGWQLGELKKNRFEPSHWLAMGIKTHEAQRHLELTKEYKEKYFNGETFELDMEDGWIFFTAEGFPAGWGRVAKGIVKNYYPKWLRNIKIWEE